CCCTCTTTCCCTGGAGTAAAGCCATAGCGCTGGGCTTCAATACCCGCACGATAGGCTTGCACCCTGCCAGCCCTGGGGAAGAAACTTCGGTAGGCCCAGGCAGTTCCTGCCAAACGATCGTTGGCAGTGCCGTATAAAGGCATAAAAAAAAGCTCCGTTGGTCTGGAAGGGAACACGAAATTGTAAAAGGCAATCCCAGCCATGATCCCGTCGTATCGGTTATAACCCATTACAGGTAAGTAATAAATACGATCAAGTTCCGCGTCTTCAATGCTGCCAAGCAATTGCATCTGCAAAGGATTTCTGCGCGGAAGCTTTTTCCCGAACCAGTAGTTGTTGTTGCGCCGGTTTATTTCAGGCATAACGCCAGAGGGATTGATCTGCAACAAATCATACTTACCCCTGGGGAAAAGGAAAGCATCCCTTTCTTCAAAAGGTTCCTGCCACTGGGTAAAGGCGACAACCCCATCCCTTATGCCCGAGAGGGAAAAGGGAACCGACAAATCACCCGTATTCTTAATTTCCACGCGATAAAAATGATCGTCAGCAAGCTCAACCTTATGTAAGGCATAATCAATCTTAAGATCCGTACCGATCAGATCATTAAAAAACCAGGAAAGGTCTTTCCCGCTGGTTCTTTCGAAGGATTCCCTGAGGTGCCCTGCATTGGGATGCTTCATTTCCCATTCATGGGCAAAATCGACCATGGCAGCATCAAAAACATCCGTTCCCAAATAATCCTCGAGGTACATAAAGGACAGCGCGGCCTTGTAGTATGTCATGATAAAATAGTTCAGGACAGAGAACCCTTCCGTGTGCAGATTTACGGGCTGGTCCTGATGAACCCTTGCCCTAAAAAGGTACCCAAGTTGCATGTAATCCAAATGGCTGATATCCTGCACACCAAGAAAATCAGCCATGGCAGTGCCGGCAAATTTGCCGAAGAATTTCTGATCCGGATATTTCATTGCCATGTACCGGCTCTCGTAATAGGTGGTCAGCCCCTCATCAAGCCAGGGCTCCCTTCGTTCGTTGGTGGCCAGGCTGCCATAAAACCAGTTATGAATGGTCTCGTGGATCACAACGCGCTCCAGGCTAAGATCATTCATAGCCTCCCCGATCAGGGTCACCGCCGGATATTCCATCCCTGCCCCGGCGCTGTTTACCCCTTCCACTACCGACATTTCCGTCCATGGATATGGAGAAACCGTCTGCGACATATAAGATAAAACTTCTGAGGTATAGGAAGGCACCTTGTTCCAGGCTTCAGGATCGCTGTAAAAAAATGCGCTTACCAAAACAGGGCTTTCCGAACCCGGGAGTTGTATGTTCTCCCTTAGTACGTAAAAACGTTTATCGGCAAACCAGGCAAAATCGTGAACATTCTCCTGGCGGAGGTGAATGGTTTTCAGGTCCCTGGATGAAGGCGGAAATTCAAGCTTTTGAGGCAAACCCTCTGCGCCCTTGATTTGCCGCATCGCATCTGCTTTTTCCTGCAGCCATTGTTCTTCTGAGGGTGTCAGCACTTTTCCCGTTGAAGCAACCACATAATTCTCGGGCAGGGTAAGGTAGACATCTACATCTCCAAATTCACTGTAGTATTCGCCAAAGTTCAGGTAAGGCATGGGGTGCCAGCCATCTGGGTCATACACTGCAGGTTTGGGGTACCATTGCGTGATGTAATAGGCCTGCCCTTCATGCCCAAGGCGTGAGAAACGCGCAGAGGGAATCTTAACCCGGAAGGGCGTGCTGATGTAAATGGAATGGCCAGGTAAAAGAGGCGCTGAAAGGATCAATTTCCCAATATCGGGGTTTTGGATATCCTGCTCCCACTTGACTGGGTTTTCATCCACCCTGAAATCCAGGCTATCGATGAATCCCATCTCCTCTTGCCCGGCAAAATGAAACCGCGTATTCCTGTTGTCCAGCATTTGCTTTGCAAAAGCAGTCTGCTTCGAAGAATAGGCATTGGGCCAAAGATGGATCAAGATCTCGTTTAGTGTATCCGGACTGTTATTCGTATAGCGGGTGGAAATGTGGCCGTGCAGAAAATGGTTCTCATCATCAAGGCGCACATGAATCTCATGGTCAGCCTGCTGTTGAAAATAACCTGTTGGCTTGGAACCTAAGCCGAGCACCGACTGGCATACAGTGAGAAAAAATAAAAAGGGGAAAAAACCGGAATTCATAGGCAAGCAGCATCACGTGGTTCAAAAGTACGCTGCAATTTGCTTATTTAAACGTTTCTGCCAAAAAATCTTCCAATTCTTTCACCGAAAGACCCTTTGCCATGATATTTCCTTCCCTGTCGACCAGGATGCTGAATGGGATGGCCTCCACGTTATAAAGGCTTACTACCGGTGAGTTCCAGAAGCGAAGGTCACTTACCTGGATCCAGTTGATCTTATCATCCTTGATGCCCTGAATCCACTGCTCACGATCGCGGTCGAGAGATACTCCATAAATTTCAAAGCCCTGCTTCCGGTAACGGTCATATAGTTCTTTCAGCATAGGATTGGCCAGCCGGCAGGGCTTGCACCAGGCAGCCCAAAAATCGATCAAGACCACCTTTCCCCGCAAGGAAGAAAGAGCAATGGTTTTCCCATCAGGGTCGGGGAGCACGATTTCCGGAGCTTCATTACCAACGCCAAGGTTCTCCTCTACCTCCTGCCGCTGCATCTGGTTTCGCTTCCATTCATTCACCCTTCGCTTCAGGTCGAGGACGTGCTTGTTGTCGGGGTATTCCTCTGCCAGGGAGATGGACAGTTTTTCAAAATAATCAAAATGGTCCGCTTCGCTCAGCAAGGCCTGGTTCCCAAAAAACTGGTAAAGGGCAATAACAGAAGCCAAAGAACCCGGATGGGCATCGATGAAGTCCATGACGAACTGCTGTTGTTCTTCAAAAACGCGGGTATAGGCCAGATCCAATTCTTTTTTCTGCTCTACAAAGTTATCAGCACCCTGAATATCCCTGAATATGGCTGCAAGGGAGTCCACCTTTTCGTAGCTCTTACGCTGGGAGAGGTTCAATTCGGCCAGCAATTCCGACCCTTCCGAACCTTCAACCGTATAGGTTTGCGGCAGCCGCCGGGCATCACCGGAAACCTGAACCTTCTCACCAGCCTCCAGCAAAAGCGTAATAAAATTATTGCGATCGAATCTCAGAATGTAAAACCCTGGACTTGAAACCGAGCCTTCATAGCGAAAGCGTCCTGAATCATCGGTTTCTATAGTGTCGAGCGGAATGAGGTTATTGGTGGTTAGTTCTTCGAAAAGCAACTGGCTATTTTCTGCATTTTCAAACCTTCCATCAACTTCAAAGCCTTCACTGTTACCAAACCTTCCGTTTGAACAAGCAAAAGCAAGGATTGAAAGGATAGGGAGGAGAACCCGTTTGCGCATATAAAAGGCTGATTTCATCACGGGGCAAAATTAACGGATTTGGCCTGTGGATGGAAGCTTTTAAGATTTTTTAACCTGGGATACACAACTTAATAAACCACTGAAAGAAATGAACTACCGCTTTCTTCTGTCGGGATTATCAAGGAGAAGGAAACCAAGATAAACCATAATGGTTGTAATGGCAGTGCTTAAGCCAATTCTGCCCAGGGTAATAAAGAATTCACTGAACCTGAATATCTCAAGGAAAAACAGCAGGGAATGATGAATAAAAACCAATACAATGGAATAAAGGACAATCCAGCGGACACCCATAGAAGAGATGGAAGGTATTGTGCCGGGATCAAAATCCCACCGCCCGGTTATCATACGAATCACCCCCGGGCGCGTAAACGCCAGAAATACTGTAGCAGCAGCATGCATCCCTTGGGTGTCAGAAAACAAATCAATGGTAAGGCCCATCACAAAAGCGCTGGCCAACAAAAGCCAGCCGGGAATATCAATGGGGAGCAGTAACACAAACAATACATAAACATAGGGATTGACATAACCTCCAAAGCGAATGTTGTTAAGGACCGTCACCTGGATCACCACCAGGATGATAAATTGAATAATGTGCCTGAAGATTCCGGTTCCCATTTCCTTTTTAGTTTACCTGTCAGTGCTTTGGGTTTGACTTTCCAGTTGCTGAATCTCTTCCATCATCAGGTTATTCACCACCTGGACATACTTGAGGTTATTAAAATCAATGGCCAGTTCTACTTCAGCCGAAAAGAAGTTATCGCCCCTCCGGACCTCAAAGTCACTGATCGTGCCAATAAATAAATCACTTGGAAAGATTACGGAATAGCCGCTGGTAACGATGCTATCACCTACACTTAATGCAACATGGCTGGGGATATAGGTTAAAACAACCTTACGATAATCCAGGCCCTCCCAGATCAGGGTTCCGATATGATCGTTCTTTTTTAACCTGGCCGAAATCTGCATGTCCTTATGGAGCAGCGAAATAACCGAGCTAAAATGATCAGAAACATTGGCCACGATGCCCACAACCCCGTTAAAAGTGATGACCCCCATATCCGGTTCAATCCCATGACGCCTGCCCTTGTTCAGGGTCATGTAATTATCGCGACGATTGATGCTGTTGTTGATTACTTCAGCATTCACATACTGAAATTGCCTGGAGTGTAAGGTATCGCGAAAGGTAAACACCTGCCGGTCGGTCTTCAGGAAGGACTCGCTTGTAGCGTTGAGCAAACGGGCATTTTCTTCCGAAAGCTGTGCATTGGTTTTGCGCAAGGAGAGATAATCAATCACCCCGGAAGTCATGCTGTAAAAACGTCCGGCGACGGCATTGGCGGAACTGGCAAAATAAGCACGCTGATAATGCTGATGTTGATACACCAAGGTGAATGCCAGGGTTTCCAGCAGGAGAAACAAAAAGAAGAAATAATTCCGTGCGATAAATTGAAAGAGGTTCCGCATGATACATCCCTGGTTTAACAAAAACAAGCCGGCCGGTAACCGGCCGGCCTGCCTGAGCAATACAGTATCCCTTACTTGATAAGGAACGGGAATTTGTCAAAGTTTTTAAGCGCAATGCCTGTACCCCTGGCCACAGCCCTGAGGGGATCTTCCGCCACGTGTACCGGCAGCTTGGTCTTGAGGGCAATCCGCTTGTCGACCCCGCGCAACAACGAACCCCCGCCCGCCATATAAATACCCGTACGGAAAATATCGGCCGCCAATTCAGGAGGCGTCATCTCCAATGCATTCAGTACTGCAGCCTCGATTTTTGAAATAGACTTATCGAGCGAATGGGCCACTTCCTGATAACCAACGGTAATTTCCTTTGGTATCCCAGTCATCATGTCCCGTCCGTGCACCGCAAGATCTGGAGGCGGGTTCTCAATGTCGGTAATGGCTGCCCCAACCTCGATCTTGATCTTTTCAGCGGTACGCTCACCAATCAGGATATTATGCTGCTTGCGCATATATTCCATGATGTCGGTATTGAAGTCATCCCCTGCGATGCGTATCGATTTATTGCAAACGATGCCGCCCAGCGCAATAACGGCAATTTCGGTGGTACCACCACCTACATCGATGACGATGTTACCTGAGGGCTCCAGCACATCGATGCCTATGCCAATGGCTGCTGCCATGGGTTCATGAATCAGCCTGACTTCCTTCGCACCAGCCTGTTCACAAGAGTCGCGAACAGCCCTTTCTTCCACTTCCGTAATCCCAGAGGGAATACAGATCACCATTTTCAGTGAAGGGGGGAACAAAGGCTTTTTGGTGTCGATCATCTTGATCATGGCCCTGATCATGGCTTCTGCAGCCTGGAAATCAGCAATGACACCATCGCGCAGGGGGCGCAAGGTCTTGATGTTCTCATGCGTTTTCCCATGCATCATCATGGCCTGCTTTCCCACAGCAATGATCTTCCCGCTCAAACGGTCAATGGCAACGATAGAAGGTTCCTCCACCACCACCTTATCATTATGAATAATAACCGTGTTAGCGGTGCCAAGGTCAATGGCAATTTCCTTGGTCAAAAAAGAGAATAAGCCCATTATATAAAGGTTTTATGTATTAACTCATTAATGTTTAAAGTGCCTGATACCAGTAAAGATCATTGCCACCCCAGACTGGTTGCAATAATCGATGGACGCCTGATCCCTCACTGACCCACCGGGCTGCACTACGGCAGTGATTCCAGCCTTGTGGGCGATCTCAACGCTGTCGGCAAAGGGGAAAAAGGCATCCGATGCCATCACCGCCCCCTGCAGAGAGTGTGCAAACTCTGTAGCCTTTGCAATGGCCTGCTTCAGCGCATCCACCCTTGAAGTCTGTCCGCAACCGATACCGATGAGCTTTTGGCCTTTCACCAGCGCAATGGCATTCGATTTCAGATGCTTCACAATGA
The genomic region above belongs to Bacteroides sp. and contains:
- a CDS encoding M1 family metallopeptidase, coding for MNSGFFPFLFFLTVCQSVLGLGSKPTGYFQQQADHEIHVRLDDENHFLHGHISTRYTNNSPDTLNEILIHLWPNAYSSKQTAFAKQMLDNRNTRFHFAGQEEMGFIDSLDFRVDENPVKWEQDIQNPDIGKLILSAPLLPGHSIYISTPFRVKIPSARFSRLGHEGQAYYITQWYPKPAVYDPDGWHPMPYLNFGEYYSEFGDVDVYLTLPENYVVASTGKVLTPSEEQWLQEKADAMRQIKGAEGLPQKLEFPPSSRDLKTIHLRQENVHDFAWFADKRFYVLRENIQLPGSESPVLVSAFFYSDPEAWNKVPSYTSEVLSYMSQTVSPYPWTEMSVVEGVNSAGAGMEYPAVTLIGEAMNDLSLERVVIHETIHNWFYGSLATNERREPWLDEGLTTYYESRYMAMKYPDQKFFGKFAGTAMADFLGVQDISHLDYMQLGYLFRARVHQDQPVNLHTEGFSVLNYFIMTYYKAALSFMYLEDYLGTDVFDAAMVDFAHEWEMKHPNAGHLRESFERTSGKDLSWFFNDLIGTDLKIDYALHKVELADDHFYRVEIKNTGDLSVPFSLSGIRDGVVAFTQWQEPFEERDAFLFPRGKYDLLQINPSGVMPEINRRNNNYWFGKKLPRRNPLQMQLLGSIEDAELDRIYYLPVMGYNRYDGIMAGIAFYNFVFPSRPTELFFMPLYGTANDRLAGTAWAYRSFFPRAGRVQAYRAGIEAQRYGFTPGKEGSSYHRLQASITATLEKPHSGNVPDRNLFIKSTLINRQFTVYAHGEPQAEAKTYLLHEAGFTWEQNRVLNPYSFGLNLEQGEG
- a CDS encoding TlpA disulfide reductase family protein; protein product: MRKRVLLPILSILAFACSNGRFGNSEGFEVDGRFENAENSQLLFEELTTNNLIPLDTIETDDSGRFRYEGSVSSPGFYILRFDRNNFITLLLEAGEKVQVSGDARRLPQTYTVEGSEGSELLAELNLSQRKSYEKVDSLAAIFRDIQGADNFVEQKKELDLAYTRVFEEQQQFVMDFIDAHPGSLASVIALYQFFGNQALLSEADHFDYFEKLSISLAEEYPDNKHVLDLKRRVNEWKRNQMQRQEVEENLGVGNEAPEIVLPDPDGKTIALSSLRGKVVLIDFWAAWCKPCRLANPMLKELYDRYRKQGFEIYGVSLDRDREQWIQGIKDDKINWIQVSDLRFWNSPVVSLYNVEAIPFSILVDREGNIMAKGLSVKELEDFLAETFK
- a CDS encoding rod shape-determining protein MreD, encoding MGTGIFRHIIQFIILVVIQVTVLNNIRFGGYVNPYVYVLFVLLLPIDIPGWLLLASAFVMGLTIDLFSDTQGMHAAATVFLAFTRPGVIRMITGRWDFDPGTIPSISSMGVRWIVLYSIVLVFIHHSLLFFLEIFRFSEFFITLGRIGLSTAITTIMVYLGFLLLDNPDRRKR
- the mreC gene encoding rod shape-determining protein MreC encodes the protein MRNLFQFIARNYFFFLFLLLETLAFTLVYQHQHYQRAYFASSANAVAGRFYSMTSGVIDYLSLRKTNAQLSEENARLLNATSESFLKTDRQVFTFRDTLHSRQFQYVNAEVINNSINRRDNYMTLNKGRRHGIEPDMGVITFNGVVGIVANVSDHFSSVISLLHKDMQISARLKKNDHIGTLIWEGLDYRKVVLTYIPSHVALSVGDSIVTSGYSVIFPSDLFIGTISDFEVRRGDNFFSAEVELAIDFNNLKYVQVVNNLMMEEIQQLESQTQSTDR
- a CDS encoding rod shape-determining protein; protein product: MGLFSFLTKEIAIDLGTANTVIIHNDKVVVEEPSIVAIDRLSGKIIAVGKQAMMMHGKTHENIKTLRPLRDGVIADFQAAEAMIRAMIKMIDTKKPLFPPSLKMVICIPSGITEVEERAVRDSCEQAGAKEVRLIHEPMAAAIGIGIDVLEPSGNIVIDVGGGTTEIAVIALGGIVCNKSIRIAGDDFNTDIMEYMRKQHNILIGERTAEKIKIEVGAAITDIENPPPDLAVHGRDMMTGIPKEITVGYQEVAHSLDKSISKIEAAVLNALEMTPPELAADIFRTGIYMAGGGSLLRGVDKRIALKTKLPVHVAEDPLRAVARGTGIALKNFDKFPFLIK